One window of the Pseudochaenichthys georgianus chromosome 21, fPseGeo1.2, whole genome shotgun sequence genome contains the following:
- the LOC117466854 gene encoding gamma-crystallin M2-like, with product MSNTGMNMRGKITFYEEKNFQGRSYECMNDCSDMSSSLSRSQSCRVESGCFMVYDRSNYMGNQYFMRRGEYSDCMSMMGMRDCIKSCRMIPMHRGQFRMKIYEKENFGGQSHEMMEDCDNVMDRYRMNECQSCNVMDGHWLMYEQPQFRGKMMYMRPGEYRNFRDMGMSGQRFMSMRRITDSC from the exons ATGAGCAACACCGGCATGAACATGAGGGGCAAG ATCACCTTCTACGAGGAGAAGAACTTCCAGGGTCGTTCTTATGAGTGCATGAATGACTGCTCTGACATGTCCTCCTCCCTGAGCAGGAGCCAGTCCTGCAGGGTGGAGAGCGGCTGCTTCATGGTCTACGATCGTTCCAACTACATGGGAAACCAGTACTTCATGAGGAGGGGCGAGTACTCCGACTGCATGAGCATGATGGGAATGAGGGACTGCATCAAGTCTTGCCGTATGATCCCCATG CACAGAGGCCAGTTCAGGATGAAGATCTATGAGAAGGAGAACTTCGGTGGTCAGAGTCACGAGATGATGGAGGACTGTGACAACGTCATGGACCGTTACCGCATGAACGAGTGCCAGTCCTGCAACGTGATGGACGGTCACTGGCTGATGTACGAGCAGCCCCAGTTCAGAGGCAAGATGATGTACATGAGGCCCGGAGAGTACAGGAACTTCAGAGACATGGGCATGAGCGGCCAGAGGTTCATGAGCATGAGGCGTATCACCGATTCCTGCTAA
- the LOC117466830 gene encoding gamma-crystallin M2-like isoform X1, which produces MHSTEIALLRITFYEEKNFQGRSYECMNDCSDMSSSLSRSQSCRVESGCFMVYDRSNYMGNQYFMRRGEYSDCMSMMGMRDCIKSCRMIPMHRGQFRMKIYEKENFGGQSHEMMEDCDNVMDRYRMNECQSCNVMDGHWLMYEQPQFRGKMMYMRPGEYRNFRDMGMSGQRFMSMRRITDSC; this is translated from the exons atgcacagcactgaaatagcccttttaaga ATCACCTTCTACGAGGAGAAGAACTTCCAGGGTCGTTCTTATGAGTGCATGAATGACTGCTCTGACATGTCCTCCTCCCTGAGCAGGAGCCAGTCCTGCAGGGTGGAGAGCGGCTGCTTCATGGTCTACGATCGTTCCAACTACATGGGAAACCAGTACTTCATGAGGAGGGGCGAGTACTCCGACTGCATGAGCATGATGGGAATGAGGGACTGCATCAAGTCTTGCCGTATGATCCCCATG CACAGAGGCCAGTTCAGGATGAAGATCTATGAGAAGGAGAACTTCGGTGGTCAGAGTCACGAGATGATGGAGGACTGTGACAACGTCATGGACCGTTACCGCATGAACGAGTGCCAGTCCTGCAACGTGATGGACGGTCACTGGCTGATGTACGAGCAGCCCCAGTTCAGAGGCAAGATGATGTACATGAGGCCCGGAGAGTACAGGAACTTCAGAGACATGGGCATGAGCGGCCAGAGGTTCATGAGCATGAGGCGTATCACCGATTCCTGCTAA